A single window of Pungitius pungitius chromosome 20, fPunPun2.1, whole genome shotgun sequence DNA harbors:
- the mideasa gene encoding mitotic deacetylase associated SANT domain protein a isoform X2, whose product MSLPPQVNADKSGKHRSAAMKEPVQHSGEVYYGMGPPALESSHSDSSSSGVYNPEKGTQSLPLYQQSAPVKWMHQDSVQAPGWSQEAPVQAWGQNFSPYMSGVNARGQMAFHKGVHEGVALPMGGENQLPGPVEVYRDAPQAPAQGRGHEWDQHAVAAMHQAQLQAYQHAHKGVELQGQPHAPPPTLQGSMLQPFQATFRPSKQQFSSGYYSVLPGNKGMPNQQQQQQQQQLLQQMQQQQQQMHHHHHQQHQQQHQLQQQQHHIQLQQQQHLQQQQHQIQRHQMQHQQLQQLQQQYHQQQIQERQQQIQQMHQQQVQQQNVPQLEAAQPHVQPKPQQTANFVTSHPPEPIPPVAAPNKEGVQSLEMLQEAAAQPCDASHVTDPCAEKLTPNSEEPSDAQAAPRRSRRLSREGQSPLGPPSTNIWSQASKDLPSALNGAAGPQAAKGGEVTTGGVIRRRRRASKEINLETLAQKASEMESLPANMVKEDGSSGRQASMVPLVIPVSVPVHGSQADPQGGWTPGRLGERPAGPSDHKPSVIVARRRSLRNSMAESFGLDGESDPGLDEDGKSKFKRRPRPEPLIIPPHKPSTFIPPSLYSSISSYQSNLRSPVRLPDNPLTMPPYTPPPILSPVREGSGLYFSAFLTNIAVSNQILPPPPTPKSAARSLLRSASSDITPPLLPLMTDATPASLEPRINIGLHYQAAIPELEDRSSSQSAQDKADPVWRPMDDSHLKHGDQESLDDMMNMACCSVLRGGGTNQELVLHCLHECGGDFLETLERLMLQDPVFPKGHPLAGYHYSGSDCWTAEEKCYFNKGISAYRKDFFMVQKLVQTKTVAQCVEFYYTYKKQVKIGRNGILTYGPPDSPLEKHTEALVDVKNSQRSKCTQGEADDDKRDVSYGSSHQESVARSLQAHDYAGTVLVIKEPEPVSKEVLHPSALHRPPAEPAAKKSRAPAKPPPDPDAVFPCKKCGRVFSKVKSRSAHMKSHAEQEKKAAALRQKEEDEQAAAEARLRKAAAAAAEAATRGGNGIGGSEEPDLSSQEDSSEGEDDKDEDWH is encoded by the exons ATGAGTCTTCCTCCCCAAGTTAATGCCGACAAGAGCGGCAAGCATCGCTCCGCTGCCATGAAAGAGCCCGTGCAGCATTCGGGGGAGGTTTATTATGGTATGGGACCTCCGGCGTTAGAGTCGAGCCACAGTGACTCTAGCAGTTCTGGTGTTTACAACCCAGAGAAAGGGACTCAAAGTCTACCGCTCTATCAACAGTCTGCTCCAGTAAAGTGGATGCACCAGGACTCCGTACAGGCCCCCGGCTGGTCTCAGGAAGCTCCTGTTCAGGCCTGGGGCCAGAACTTTAGCCCCTACATGAGCGGGGTGAACGCCAGGGGTCAAATGGCGTTCCACAAAGGAGTCCATGAGGGTGTAGCTCTGCCAATGGGGGGAGAAAATCAACTCCCGGGACCTGTTGAGGTTTACAGAGATGCCCCCCAGGCTCCAGCTCAGGGGAGGGGCCACGAGTGGGATCAGCACGCTGTCGCCGCGATGCACCAGGCTCAGCTGCAGGCTTATCAACACGCTCACAAAGGCGTGGAGCTTCAGGGTCAGCCCCATGCACCTCCTCCCACTTTGCAGGGGTCCATGCTGCAGCCCTTCCAGGCAACATTTAGGCCCAGCAAGCAACAGTTTTCATCAGGTTATTACTCTGTTTTACCAGGCAACAAGGGAATGCCGaatcagcaacaacaacagcagcagcagcagctgctacaacagatgcagcagcagcagcaacaaatgcatcaccatcaccaccagcagcatcaacagcaacatcagctgcagcagcagcagcatcacattCAGttgcaacagcagcaacatttgcagcaacagcagcaccaaATCCAACGGCATCAAATGCAACACCAGCAACTGCAGCAATTGCAGCAACAATATCACCAGCAACAGATACAGGAGCGACAGCAACAAATACAGCAAATGCATCAGCAGCAAGTGCAACAACAAAATGTGCCACAGCTAGAAGCGGCACAACCACACGTGCAACCGAAACCGCAACAAACCGCAAACTTTGTAACCTCTCACCCTCCTGAGCCTATCCCGCCTGTCGCCGCTCCTAACAAGGAGGGCGTCCAGTCACTGGAGATGCTGCAGGAAGCAGCGGCTCAACCCTGCGACGCGTCGCACGTTACTGATCCATGCGCTGAAAAGCTCACCCCGAATTCAGAGGAGCCCTCTGACGCACAGGCCGCCCCTCGGCGTTCACGCCGCCTCTCCAGAGAAGGACAGTCCCCGCTGGGACCCCCTTCGACCAACATCTGGTCTCAAGCGTCCAAAGATCTTCCGTCAGCCCTGAACGGAGCGGCGGGCCCGCAGGCTGCGAAAGGAGGGGAAGTGACGACAGGAGGGGTCATTCGTCGGAGAAGGAGGGCGTCCAAGGAGATCAACTTGGAGACTTTAGCCCAGAAGGCATCAGAAATGGAGTCCCTACCGGCAAATATGGTCAAG GAAGACGGTTCCTCAGGCAGACAGGCCTCCATGGTGCCTTTGGTCATCCCTGTGTCGGTGCCAGTGCACGGGAGCCAAGCGGATCCTCAGGGCGGCTGGACTCCGGGGCGACTCGGCGAGCGGCCCGCGGGACCGTCCGATCACAAGCCGTCTGTCATCGTGGCTCGCCGGCGATCGCTCAGAAACTCCATGGCCGAGAGTTTTGGTCTG GATGGGGAAAGCGACCCGGGCCTGGATGAGGATGGAAAGTCCAAATTTAAGCGCCGACCCCGACCGGAGCCTCTCATCATCCCGCCGCACAAACCATCCACCTTCATCCCGCCGTCCCTCTACTCCAGCATCTCCTCCTACCAGAGCAACCTGCGCTCCCCCGTCCGCCTGCCGGACAACCCCCTCACCATGCCGCCCTACACGCCGCCGCCCATTCTGTCTCCTGTGCGCGAGGGCTCGGGCCTCTACTTCTCCGCCTTCCTGACCAACATCGCCGTGAGCAACCAAATCCTGCCGCCGCCACCTACGCCCAAATCCGCGGCACGCAGCCTGTTGCGCTCGG CAAGTTCAGATATCACACCTCCTCTTCTGCCCTTGATGACCGATGCCACGCCTGCTAGCCTTGAGCC ACGTATCAACATCGGGCTGCATTACCAGGCAGCAATTCCGGAGTTAGAGGATCGTTCTTCCTCCCAGTCGGCCCAGGACAAGGCTGACCCCGTTTGGCGCCCCATGGATGACTCCCACCTAAAACATGGTGACCAAGAGAGCC TGGACGACATGATGAACATGGCTTGTTGCAGTGTGCTGAGGGGCGGAGGAACCAACCAGGAGCTGGTTTTACACTGTTTACATGAATGTGGAGGGGACTTCCTT GAAACACTGGAACGTTTGATGCTTCAGGACCCAGTTTTCCCCAAAGGTCATCCCCTGGCAGGTTATCACTACTCAG GCTCTGATTGCTGGACTGCGGAGGAGAAGTGCTACTTCAATAAGGGGATCTCTGCCTACAGGAAGGACTTCTTTATGGTGCAGAAATTG GTGCAGACAAAGACTGTTGCTCAGTGTGTGGAATTTTACTACACATACAAGAAGCAGGTGAAGATCGGTCGCAATGGGATTTTAACGTACGGCCCTCCAGATTCTCCTCTGGAGAAGCACACAGAGGCTCTGGTGGATGTTAAG AATTCACAGCGATCAAAATGTACTCAAGGCGAGGCAGATGACGATAAGAGGGATGTCTCCTACGGCAGCAGCCACCAGGAGAGCGTTGCTCGGTCACTACAGGCTCACGACTAT GCAGGAACCGTGCTGGTGATCAAAGAGCCAGAGCCGGTGAGCAAGGAGGTCCTCCACCCGTCAGCACTTCACAGACCTCCAGCCGAGCCCGCGGCAAAGAAGAGTAGAGCACCGGCCAAGCCCCCGCCGGATCCTGACGCAGTTTTTCCATGCAAGAAATGTGGCAG GGTGTTTTCTAAAGTGAAGAGTCGAAGTGCCCACATGAAGAGTCATGCAGAGCAGGAGAAGAAGGCGGCAGCGCTGCGTCAGAAAGAAGAGGACGAGCAGGCCGCCGCCGAAGCTCGGCTCaggaaggcggcggcggcggcagccgAGGCAGCTACTCGGGGAGGAAATGGTATCGGAGGGTCTGAGGAGCCAGATCTCAGCAGCCAGGAAGACTCATCCGAGGGAGAGGATGACAAGGATGAAGACTGGCACTGA
- the mideasa gene encoding mitotic deacetylase associated SANT domain protein a isoform X1 translates to MSLPPQVNADKSGKHRSAAMKEPVQHSGEVYYGMGPPALESSHSDSSSSGVYNPEKGTQSLPLYQQSAPVKWMHQDSVQAPGWSQEAPVQAWGQNFSPYMSGVNARGQMAFHKGVHEGVALPMGGENQLPGPVEVYRDAPQAPAQGRGHEWDQHAVAAMHQAQLQAYQHAHKGVELQGQPHAPPPTLQGSMLQPFQATFRPSKQQFSSGYYSVLPGNKGMPNQQQQQQQQQLLQQMQQQQQQMHHHHHQQHQQQHQLQQQQHHIQLQQQQHLQQQQHQIQRHQMQHQQLQQLQQQYHQQQIQERQQQIQQMHQQQVQQQNVPQLEAAQPHVQPKPQQTANFVTSHPPEPIPPVAAPNKEGVQSLEMLQEAAAQPCDASHVTDPCAEKLTPNSEEPSDAQAAPRRSRRLSREGQSPLGPPSTNIWSQASKDLPSALNGAAGPQAAKGGEVTTGGVIRRRRRASKEINLETLAQKASEMESLPANMVKQEDGSSGRQASMVPLVIPVSVPVHGSQADPQGGWTPGRLGERPAGPSDHKPSVIVARRRSLRNSMAESFGLDGESDPGLDEDGKSKFKRRPRPEPLIIPPHKPSTFIPPSLYSSISSYQSNLRSPVRLPDNPLTMPPYTPPPILSPVREGSGLYFSAFLTNIAVSNQILPPPPTPKSAARSLLRSASSDITPPLLPLMTDATPASLEPRINIGLHYQAAIPELEDRSSSQSAQDKADPVWRPMDDSHLKHGDQESLDDMMNMACCSVLRGGGTNQELVLHCLHECGGDFLETLERLMLQDPVFPKGHPLAGYHYSGSDCWTAEEKCYFNKGISAYRKDFFMVQKLVQTKTVAQCVEFYYTYKKQVKIGRNGILTYGPPDSPLEKHTEALVDVKNSQRSKCTQGEADDDKRDVSYGSSHQESVARSLQAHDYAGTVLVIKEPEPVSKEVLHPSALHRPPAEPAAKKSRAPAKPPPDPDAVFPCKKCGRVFSKVKSRSAHMKSHAEQEKKAAALRQKEEDEQAAAEARLRKAAAAAAEAATRGGNGIGGSEEPDLSSQEDSSEGEDDKDEDWH, encoded by the exons ATGAGTCTTCCTCCCCAAGTTAATGCCGACAAGAGCGGCAAGCATCGCTCCGCTGCCATGAAAGAGCCCGTGCAGCATTCGGGGGAGGTTTATTATGGTATGGGACCTCCGGCGTTAGAGTCGAGCCACAGTGACTCTAGCAGTTCTGGTGTTTACAACCCAGAGAAAGGGACTCAAAGTCTACCGCTCTATCAACAGTCTGCTCCAGTAAAGTGGATGCACCAGGACTCCGTACAGGCCCCCGGCTGGTCTCAGGAAGCTCCTGTTCAGGCCTGGGGCCAGAACTTTAGCCCCTACATGAGCGGGGTGAACGCCAGGGGTCAAATGGCGTTCCACAAAGGAGTCCATGAGGGTGTAGCTCTGCCAATGGGGGGAGAAAATCAACTCCCGGGACCTGTTGAGGTTTACAGAGATGCCCCCCAGGCTCCAGCTCAGGGGAGGGGCCACGAGTGGGATCAGCACGCTGTCGCCGCGATGCACCAGGCTCAGCTGCAGGCTTATCAACACGCTCACAAAGGCGTGGAGCTTCAGGGTCAGCCCCATGCACCTCCTCCCACTTTGCAGGGGTCCATGCTGCAGCCCTTCCAGGCAACATTTAGGCCCAGCAAGCAACAGTTTTCATCAGGTTATTACTCTGTTTTACCAGGCAACAAGGGAATGCCGaatcagcaacaacaacagcagcagcagcagctgctacaacagatgcagcagcagcagcaacaaatgcatcaccatcaccaccagcagcatcaacagcaacatcagctgcagcagcagcagcatcacattCAGttgcaacagcagcaacatttgcagcaacagcagcaccaaATCCAACGGCATCAAATGCAACACCAGCAACTGCAGCAATTGCAGCAACAATATCACCAGCAACAGATACAGGAGCGACAGCAACAAATACAGCAAATGCATCAGCAGCAAGTGCAACAACAAAATGTGCCACAGCTAGAAGCGGCACAACCACACGTGCAACCGAAACCGCAACAAACCGCAAACTTTGTAACCTCTCACCCTCCTGAGCCTATCCCGCCTGTCGCCGCTCCTAACAAGGAGGGCGTCCAGTCACTGGAGATGCTGCAGGAAGCAGCGGCTCAACCCTGCGACGCGTCGCACGTTACTGATCCATGCGCTGAAAAGCTCACCCCGAATTCAGAGGAGCCCTCTGACGCACAGGCCGCCCCTCGGCGTTCACGCCGCCTCTCCAGAGAAGGACAGTCCCCGCTGGGACCCCCTTCGACCAACATCTGGTCTCAAGCGTCCAAAGATCTTCCGTCAGCCCTGAACGGAGCGGCGGGCCCGCAGGCTGCGAAAGGAGGGGAAGTGACGACAGGAGGGGTCATTCGTCGGAGAAGGAGGGCGTCCAAGGAGATCAACTTGGAGACTTTAGCCCAGAAGGCATCAGAAATGGAGTCCCTACCGGCAAATATGGTCAAG CAGGAAGACGGTTCCTCAGGCAGACAGGCCTCCATGGTGCCTTTGGTCATCCCTGTGTCGGTGCCAGTGCACGGGAGCCAAGCGGATCCTCAGGGCGGCTGGACTCCGGGGCGACTCGGCGAGCGGCCCGCGGGACCGTCCGATCACAAGCCGTCTGTCATCGTGGCTCGCCGGCGATCGCTCAGAAACTCCATGGCCGAGAGTTTTGGTCTG GATGGGGAAAGCGACCCGGGCCTGGATGAGGATGGAAAGTCCAAATTTAAGCGCCGACCCCGACCGGAGCCTCTCATCATCCCGCCGCACAAACCATCCACCTTCATCCCGCCGTCCCTCTACTCCAGCATCTCCTCCTACCAGAGCAACCTGCGCTCCCCCGTCCGCCTGCCGGACAACCCCCTCACCATGCCGCCCTACACGCCGCCGCCCATTCTGTCTCCTGTGCGCGAGGGCTCGGGCCTCTACTTCTCCGCCTTCCTGACCAACATCGCCGTGAGCAACCAAATCCTGCCGCCGCCACCTACGCCCAAATCCGCGGCACGCAGCCTGTTGCGCTCGG CAAGTTCAGATATCACACCTCCTCTTCTGCCCTTGATGACCGATGCCACGCCTGCTAGCCTTGAGCC ACGTATCAACATCGGGCTGCATTACCAGGCAGCAATTCCGGAGTTAGAGGATCGTTCTTCCTCCCAGTCGGCCCAGGACAAGGCTGACCCCGTTTGGCGCCCCATGGATGACTCCCACCTAAAACATGGTGACCAAGAGAGCC TGGACGACATGATGAACATGGCTTGTTGCAGTGTGCTGAGGGGCGGAGGAACCAACCAGGAGCTGGTTTTACACTGTTTACATGAATGTGGAGGGGACTTCCTT GAAACACTGGAACGTTTGATGCTTCAGGACCCAGTTTTCCCCAAAGGTCATCCCCTGGCAGGTTATCACTACTCAG GCTCTGATTGCTGGACTGCGGAGGAGAAGTGCTACTTCAATAAGGGGATCTCTGCCTACAGGAAGGACTTCTTTATGGTGCAGAAATTG GTGCAGACAAAGACTGTTGCTCAGTGTGTGGAATTTTACTACACATACAAGAAGCAGGTGAAGATCGGTCGCAATGGGATTTTAACGTACGGCCCTCCAGATTCTCCTCTGGAGAAGCACACAGAGGCTCTGGTGGATGTTAAG AATTCACAGCGATCAAAATGTACTCAAGGCGAGGCAGATGACGATAAGAGGGATGTCTCCTACGGCAGCAGCCACCAGGAGAGCGTTGCTCGGTCACTACAGGCTCACGACTAT GCAGGAACCGTGCTGGTGATCAAAGAGCCAGAGCCGGTGAGCAAGGAGGTCCTCCACCCGTCAGCACTTCACAGACCTCCAGCCGAGCCCGCGGCAAAGAAGAGTAGAGCACCGGCCAAGCCCCCGCCGGATCCTGACGCAGTTTTTCCATGCAAGAAATGTGGCAG GGTGTTTTCTAAAGTGAAGAGTCGAAGTGCCCACATGAAGAGTCATGCAGAGCAGGAGAAGAAGGCGGCAGCGCTGCGTCAGAAAGAAGAGGACGAGCAGGCCGCCGCCGAAGCTCGGCTCaggaaggcggcggcggcggcagccgAGGCAGCTACTCGGGGAGGAAATGGTATCGGAGGGTCTGAGGAGCCAGATCTCAGCAGCCAGGAAGACTCATCCGAGGGAGAGGATGACAAGGATGAAGACTGGCACTGA
- the mideasa gene encoding mitotic deacetylase associated SANT domain protein a isoform X3 yields the protein MSLPPQVNADKSGKHRSAAMKEPVQHSGEVYYGMGPPALESSHSDSSSSGVYNPEKGTQSLPLYQQSAPVKWMHQDSVQAPGWSQEAPVQAWGQNFSPYMSGVNARGQMAFHKGVHEGVALPMGGENQLPGPVEVYRDAPQAPAQGRGHEWDQHAVAAMHQAQLQAYQHAHKGVELQGQPHAPPPTLQGSMLQPFQATFRPSKQQFSSGYYSVLPGNKGMPNQQQQQQQQQLLQQMQQQQQQMHHHHHQQHQQQHQLQQQQHHIQLQQQQHLQQQQHQIQRHQMQHQQLQQLQQQYHQQQIQERQQQIQQMHQQQVQQQNVPQLEAAQPHVQPKPQQTANFVTSHPPEPIPPVAAPNKEGVQSLEMLQEAAAQPCDASHVTDPCAEKLTPNSEEPSDAQAAPRRSRRLSREGQSPLGPPSTNIWSQASKDLPSALNGAAGPQAAKGGEVTTGGVIRRRRRASKEINLETLAQKASEMESLPANMVKQEDGSSGRQASMVPLVIPVSVPVHGSQADPQGGWTPGRLGERPAGPSDHKPSVIVARRRSLRNSMAESFGLDGESDPGLDEDGKSKFKRRPRPEPLIIPPHKPSTFIPPSLYSSISSYQSNLRSPVRLPDNPLTMPPYTPPPILSPVREGSGLYFSAFLTNIAVSNQILPPPPTPKSAARSLLRSASSDITPPLLPLMTDATPASLEPRINIGLHYQAAIPELEDRSSSQSAQDKADPVWRPMDDSHLKHVDDMMNMACCSVLRGGGTNQELVLHCLHECGGDFLETLERLMLQDPVFPKGHPLAGYHYSGSDCWTAEEKCYFNKGISAYRKDFFMVQKLVQTKTVAQCVEFYYTYKKQVKIGRNGILTYGPPDSPLEKHTEALVDVKNSQRSKCTQGEADDDKRDVSYGSSHQESVARSLQAHDYAGTVLVIKEPEPVSKEVLHPSALHRPPAEPAAKKSRAPAKPPPDPDAVFPCKKCGRVFSKVKSRSAHMKSHAEQEKKAAALRQKEEDEQAAAEARLRKAAAAAAEAATRGGNGIGGSEEPDLSSQEDSSEGEDDKDEDWH from the exons ATGAGTCTTCCTCCCCAAGTTAATGCCGACAAGAGCGGCAAGCATCGCTCCGCTGCCATGAAAGAGCCCGTGCAGCATTCGGGGGAGGTTTATTATGGTATGGGACCTCCGGCGTTAGAGTCGAGCCACAGTGACTCTAGCAGTTCTGGTGTTTACAACCCAGAGAAAGGGACTCAAAGTCTACCGCTCTATCAACAGTCTGCTCCAGTAAAGTGGATGCACCAGGACTCCGTACAGGCCCCCGGCTGGTCTCAGGAAGCTCCTGTTCAGGCCTGGGGCCAGAACTTTAGCCCCTACATGAGCGGGGTGAACGCCAGGGGTCAAATGGCGTTCCACAAAGGAGTCCATGAGGGTGTAGCTCTGCCAATGGGGGGAGAAAATCAACTCCCGGGACCTGTTGAGGTTTACAGAGATGCCCCCCAGGCTCCAGCTCAGGGGAGGGGCCACGAGTGGGATCAGCACGCTGTCGCCGCGATGCACCAGGCTCAGCTGCAGGCTTATCAACACGCTCACAAAGGCGTGGAGCTTCAGGGTCAGCCCCATGCACCTCCTCCCACTTTGCAGGGGTCCATGCTGCAGCCCTTCCAGGCAACATTTAGGCCCAGCAAGCAACAGTTTTCATCAGGTTATTACTCTGTTTTACCAGGCAACAAGGGAATGCCGaatcagcaacaacaacagcagcagcagcagctgctacaacagatgcagcagcagcagcaacaaatgcatcaccatcaccaccagcagcatcaacagcaacatcagctgcagcagcagcagcatcacattCAGttgcaacagcagcaacatttgcagcaacagcagcaccaaATCCAACGGCATCAAATGCAACACCAGCAACTGCAGCAATTGCAGCAACAATATCACCAGCAACAGATACAGGAGCGACAGCAACAAATACAGCAAATGCATCAGCAGCAAGTGCAACAACAAAATGTGCCACAGCTAGAAGCGGCACAACCACACGTGCAACCGAAACCGCAACAAACCGCAAACTTTGTAACCTCTCACCCTCCTGAGCCTATCCCGCCTGTCGCCGCTCCTAACAAGGAGGGCGTCCAGTCACTGGAGATGCTGCAGGAAGCAGCGGCTCAACCCTGCGACGCGTCGCACGTTACTGATCCATGCGCTGAAAAGCTCACCCCGAATTCAGAGGAGCCCTCTGACGCACAGGCCGCCCCTCGGCGTTCACGCCGCCTCTCCAGAGAAGGACAGTCCCCGCTGGGACCCCCTTCGACCAACATCTGGTCTCAAGCGTCCAAAGATCTTCCGTCAGCCCTGAACGGAGCGGCGGGCCCGCAGGCTGCGAAAGGAGGGGAAGTGACGACAGGAGGGGTCATTCGTCGGAGAAGGAGGGCGTCCAAGGAGATCAACTTGGAGACTTTAGCCCAGAAGGCATCAGAAATGGAGTCCCTACCGGCAAATATGGTCAAG CAGGAAGACGGTTCCTCAGGCAGACAGGCCTCCATGGTGCCTTTGGTCATCCCTGTGTCGGTGCCAGTGCACGGGAGCCAAGCGGATCCTCAGGGCGGCTGGACTCCGGGGCGACTCGGCGAGCGGCCCGCGGGACCGTCCGATCACAAGCCGTCTGTCATCGTGGCTCGCCGGCGATCGCTCAGAAACTCCATGGCCGAGAGTTTTGGTCTG GATGGGGAAAGCGACCCGGGCCTGGATGAGGATGGAAAGTCCAAATTTAAGCGCCGACCCCGACCGGAGCCTCTCATCATCCCGCCGCACAAACCATCCACCTTCATCCCGCCGTCCCTCTACTCCAGCATCTCCTCCTACCAGAGCAACCTGCGCTCCCCCGTCCGCCTGCCGGACAACCCCCTCACCATGCCGCCCTACACGCCGCCGCCCATTCTGTCTCCTGTGCGCGAGGGCTCGGGCCTCTACTTCTCCGCCTTCCTGACCAACATCGCCGTGAGCAACCAAATCCTGCCGCCGCCACCTACGCCCAAATCCGCGGCACGCAGCCTGTTGCGCTCGG CAAGTTCAGATATCACACCTCCTCTTCTGCCCTTGATGACCGATGCCACGCCTGCTAGCCTTGAGCC ACGTATCAACATCGGGCTGCATTACCAGGCAGCAATTCCGGAGTTAGAGGATCGTTCTTCCTCCCAGTCGGCCCAGGACAAGGCTGACCCCGTTTGGCGCCCCATGGATGACTCCCACCTAAAACATG TGGACGACATGATGAACATGGCTTGTTGCAGTGTGCTGAGGGGCGGAGGAACCAACCAGGAGCTGGTTTTACACTGTTTACATGAATGTGGAGGGGACTTCCTT GAAACACTGGAACGTTTGATGCTTCAGGACCCAGTTTTCCCCAAAGGTCATCCCCTGGCAGGTTATCACTACTCAG GCTCTGATTGCTGGACTGCGGAGGAGAAGTGCTACTTCAATAAGGGGATCTCTGCCTACAGGAAGGACTTCTTTATGGTGCAGAAATTG GTGCAGACAAAGACTGTTGCTCAGTGTGTGGAATTTTACTACACATACAAGAAGCAGGTGAAGATCGGTCGCAATGGGATTTTAACGTACGGCCCTCCAGATTCTCCTCTGGAGAAGCACACAGAGGCTCTGGTGGATGTTAAG AATTCACAGCGATCAAAATGTACTCAAGGCGAGGCAGATGACGATAAGAGGGATGTCTCCTACGGCAGCAGCCACCAGGAGAGCGTTGCTCGGTCACTACAGGCTCACGACTAT GCAGGAACCGTGCTGGTGATCAAAGAGCCAGAGCCGGTGAGCAAGGAGGTCCTCCACCCGTCAGCACTTCACAGACCTCCAGCCGAGCCCGCGGCAAAGAAGAGTAGAGCACCGGCCAAGCCCCCGCCGGATCCTGACGCAGTTTTTCCATGCAAGAAATGTGGCAG GGTGTTTTCTAAAGTGAAGAGTCGAAGTGCCCACATGAAGAGTCATGCAGAGCAGGAGAAGAAGGCGGCAGCGCTGCGTCAGAAAGAAGAGGACGAGCAGGCCGCCGCCGAAGCTCGGCTCaggaaggcggcggcggcggcagccgAGGCAGCTACTCGGGGAGGAAATGGTATCGGAGGGTCTGAGGAGCCAGATCTCAGCAGCCAGGAAGACTCATCCGAGGGAGAGGATGACAAGGATGAAGACTGGCACTGA